Proteins encoded by one window of Vidua chalybeata isolate OUT-0048 chromosome 10, bVidCha1 merged haplotype, whole genome shotgun sequence:
- the NEU2 gene encoding sialidase-2 isoform X2, with amino-acid sequence METLVSAQLEGHRSMNPCPVYDEVSGKLILFFIAVPGKISEQHQLRTKINLVRLCYVTSMDQGRTWSTAQDVTDRTIRNEYKNWATFAVGPGHGLQLLNEARSLVIPAYAYRILDPKQHPTPHAFCFISSDHGITWEKGNFVGEESAVECQVAEVHTCGRKVLYCNARSNRGARIQAVSYNHGLDFEGGQRVEMLIEPPSGCHGSVTAFPPPPDARCQDSWLLYAHPTDPRGRKDLGIYLNKSPLNPAHWTKPSILFKGLCAYSDLQYMGVGPDGSPLFSCLFEYGTHRQCEEIIFVMFTLKQAFPSEH; translated from the coding sequence ATGGAGACCCTTGTCAGTGCACAGCTTGAAGGCCACCGATCTATGAACCCCTGCCCGGTATATGATGAAGTCTCGGGGAAACTCATCTTGTTCTTCATAGCCGTCCCAGGAAAGATCTCTGAGCAGCATCAGCTGAGGACAAAAATCAACCTGGTACGTCTCTGCTACGTCACTAGCATGGACCAAGGACGCACCTGGAGCACTGCCCAGGATGTCACCGACAGGACCATTAGGAATGAGTACAAGAACTGGGCCACATTTGCGGTGGGTCCAGGTCATGGATTGCAATTGCTCAATGAGGCCCGGAGCCTTGTGATTCCTGCCTATGCCTATCGTATCTTGGACCCCAAGCAACACCCCACCCCTCATGCCTTCTGCTTCATCAGCTCTGACCATGGGATAACATGGGAGAAGGGGAACTTTGTGGGGGAGGAGAGTGCAGTGGAGTGCCAGGTAGCAGAGGTGCATACCTGTGGCAGAAAGGTCCTTTACTGCAATGCAAGGAGCAACAGGGGAGCCAGGATCCAGGCTGTCAGCTACAACCATGGGCTGGACTTCGAGGGAGGCCAGCGGGTTGAAATGCTAATAGAACCTCCCTCGGGATGCCATGGAAGTGTTACTGCCTTTCCACCTCCCCCGGATGCCAGATGTCAAGATAGTTGGTTACTCTACGCTCATCCTACAGACCCAAGGGGTCGAAAAGATTTAGGAATTTACCTCAACAAAAGCCCTTTAAATCCAGCACACTGGACAAAACCCAGCATACTCTTCAAGGGCCTGTGTGCTTATTCGGATCTGCAGTACATGGGCGTTGGGCCTGATGGCTCACCTTTGTTCTCCTGCCTCTTTGAATATGGGACCCACAGACAATGTGAAGAGATTATTTTTGTCATGTTCACCTTGAAGCAAGCCTTTCCCTCAGAACACTGA
- the NEU2 gene encoding sialidase-2 isoform X1, which translates to MAAFPVLEQEALFRNGTWSYRIPALLYLPRFSMILAFAEEREDLVDEHAKLIAMRRGVYDPATQHVQWKRMETLVSAQLEGHRSMNPCPVYDEVSGKLILFFIAVPGKISEQHQLRTKINLVRLCYVTSMDQGRTWSTAQDVTDRTIRNEYKNWATFAVGPGHGLQLLNEARSLVIPAYAYRILDPKQHPTPHAFCFISSDHGITWEKGNFVGEESAVECQVAEVHTCGRKVLYCNARSNRGARIQAVSYNHGLDFEGGQRVEMLIEPPSGCHGSVTAFPPPPDARCQDSWLLYAHPTDPRGRKDLGIYLNKSPLNPAHWTKPSILFKGLCAYSDLQYMGVGPDGSPLFSCLFEYGTHRQCEEIIFVMFTLKQAFPSEH; encoded by the exons ATGGCTGCGTTCCCTGTCCTGGAGCAAGAAGCATTATTCCGGAACGGTACCTGGAGCTATCgaattccagccctgctctACCTGCCACGGTTCAGCATGATCCTGGCCTTTGCTGAGGAACGAGAGGACCTAGTGGATGAACATGCCAAGCTGATAGCCATGCGCAGAGGCGTGTATGACCCAGCCACGCAGCACGTTCAG TGGAAAAGGATGGAGACCCTTGTCAGTGCACAGCTTGAAGGCCACCGATCTATGAACCCCTGCCCGGTATATGATGAAGTCTCGGGGAAACTCATCTTGTTCTTCATAGCCGTCCCAGGAAAGATCTCTGAGCAGCATCAGCTGAGGACAAAAATCAACCTGGTACGTCTCTGCTACGTCACTAGCATGGACCAAGGACGCACCTGGAGCACTGCCCAGGATGTCACCGACAGGACCATTAGGAATGAGTACAAGAACTGGGCCACATTTGCGGTGGGTCCAGGTCATGGATTGCAATTGCTCAATGAGGCCCGGAGCCTTGTGATTCCTGCCTATGCCTATCGTATCTTGGACCCCAAGCAACACCCCACCCCTCATGCCTTCTGCTTCATCAGCTCTGACCATGGGATAACATGGGAGAAGGGGAACTTTGTGGGGGAGGAGAGTGCAGTGGAGTGCCAGGTAGCAGAGGTGCATACCTGTGGCAGAAAGGTCCTTTACTGCAATGCAAGGAGCAACAGGGGAGCCAGGATCCAGGCTGTCAGCTACAACCATGGGCTGGACTTCGAGGGAGGCCAGCGGGTTGAAATGCTAATAGAACCTCCCTCGGGATGCCATGGAAGTGTTACTGCCTTTCCACCTCCCCCGGATGCCAGATGTCAAGATAGTTGGTTACTCTACGCTCATCCTACAGACCCAAGGGGTCGAAAAGATTTAGGAATTTACCTCAACAAAAGCCCTTTAAATCCAGCACACTGGACAAAACCCAGCATACTCTTCAAGGGCCTGTGTGCTTATTCGGATCTGCAGTACATGGGCGTTGGGCCTGATGGCTCACCTTTGTTCTCCTGCCTCTTTGAATATGGGACCCACAGACAATGTGAAGAGATTATTTTTGTCATGTTCACCTTGAAGCAAGCCTTTCCCTCAGAACACTGA